One segment of Candidatus Nitrospira nitrosa DNA contains the following:
- a CDS encoding acetylornithine transaminase — translation MPTEELKDDAAKYLMQTYNRQPLSIVRGRGTKVYDLEGREYLDFVAGIAVNILGYGHPDLVQAIQRQAAQLIHTSNLYYTEPQVKLARLLVDHSFADRAFFCNSGAEANEAAIKLARRYGHERYGAARFEIITMKNSFHGRTLAMVTATGQEKVQKGFEPLMPGFAYAPFNDFTAIESLVTERTAAIMLEPIQAEGGVHVADREYLRNLRQLCTQKDILLIFDEIQTGMGRTGTLFAYEQLGVQPDIMTLAKGLAGGVPIGACLAKDAVAAAFTPGSHASTFGGNPLACAAALAVCHVLLEGPVLENAKRMGEYLAKGLADCKNRFRVVQEVRGLGLLQGMELTVDARTVVADALARGVLLNAANEHVLRMVPPLIMTQPEIDRLLDLLAALFTQRQTAEKDSHH, via the coding sequence ATGCCGACTGAAGAATTGAAAGACGACGCGGCCAAATATCTGATGCAGACGTACAACCGCCAACCACTCTCGATCGTGAGGGGGCGAGGTACGAAAGTCTATGATCTGGAGGGGCGCGAGTACCTGGATTTTGTGGCTGGAATCGCAGTGAATATTCTCGGGTATGGGCATCCGGATCTTGTCCAGGCGATCCAACGCCAAGCCGCTCAGCTCATCCATACCTCGAATCTTTATTACACCGAACCTCAAGTGAAGTTGGCCCGCTTGCTGGTCGACCATTCATTCGCAGACCGCGCATTCTTCTGTAACAGCGGCGCCGAAGCCAACGAAGCCGCGATCAAGTTGGCCCGCCGCTACGGACATGAGCGCTATGGCGCTGCTCGTTTTGAAATTATCACGATGAAGAATTCATTCCACGGACGAACCCTCGCCATGGTCACAGCGACCGGTCAAGAAAAGGTTCAAAAGGGCTTTGAACCTTTGATGCCCGGATTCGCCTACGCTCCGTTCAATGACTTCACGGCCATCGAGTCTCTCGTTACTGAGAGAACAGCGGCCATCATGCTGGAGCCGATCCAAGCGGAAGGCGGGGTCCATGTTGCCGATCGAGAGTATTTAAGAAACCTCAGGCAGCTTTGTACTCAAAAAGACATCCTCCTGATTTTTGATGAGATTCAAACCGGCATGGGACGAACCGGAACCCTCTTCGCCTATGAGCAACTTGGGGTCCAACCCGACATCATGACCTTGGCCAAGGGTCTCGCTGGAGGAGTCCCGATCGGCGCATGCCTCGCCAAAGACGCGGTGGCGGCGGCATTCACCCCTGGCTCCCATGCTTCAACCTTCGGCGGGAATCCACTGGCTTGTGCAGCCGCGCTCGCCGTCTGCCACGTGCTGCTTGAAGGACCTGTCTTGGAGAACGCGAAGCGGATGGGAGAATATTTGGCCAAGGGGTTAGCCGACTGTAAGAACCGGTTTCGAGTCGTCCAAGAGGTGCGAGGGCTTGGCCTGTTGCAAGGCATGGAATTGACGGTGGATGCCAGGACGGTGGTGGCCGATGCGCTGGCGCGTGGCGTGCTATTGAATGCCGCGAATGAGCATGTGCTGCGTATGGTCCCACCCTTGATCATGACACAGCCGGAGATCGACCGACTCTTGGATCTCCTCGCAGCCCTCTTTACCCAACGCCAGACTGCGGAAAAAGATTCTCATCACTGA
- a CDS encoding DUF2628 domain-containing protein has protein sequence MTMCGQCQQQNPDDANFCHQCGAKLMDVRASSDETAAGSTTAQPIQDEETRWRRFIGPNADYYLRVFKKFSLNGQPRFALSWNWPAFLYISFLWFLYRKMYLHAFVYAVGPMVSTYLTGDVSAGIIWSVMAGATANYLYYWHCREHIGEIKQTGRMDPVAQDTALKESGGVQPYVIWVGVVFYLIFLATLVKMVQEGPPDTDQPPGRPAKHAVLSPQA, from the coding sequence ATGACGATGTGTGGGCAGTGTCAGCAGCAGAATCCCGATGATGCCAACTTCTGCCATCAGTGTGGCGCGAAGTTGATGGACGTGAGGGCCTCCTCCGACGAGACAGCCGCTGGGAGTACCACGGCTCAACCGATTCAGGACGAAGAGACGCGCTGGCGTCGATTTATCGGACCCAATGCCGATTATTATTTAAGAGTCTTCAAGAAATTTTCGTTGAACGGGCAACCGCGGTTTGCCCTGTCATGGAACTGGCCGGCGTTTCTCTATATCTCGTTTCTTTGGTTTCTGTATCGGAAGATGTATCTCCACGCGTTCGTCTATGCCGTCGGCCCGATGGTCTCAACCTATCTCACGGGGGATGTGTCAGCCGGGATCATCTGGAGCGTCATGGCGGGCGCGACGGCCAACTATCTCTACTATTGGCATTGCCGGGAACATATCGGGGAAATAAAGCAAACGGGTCGGATGGACCCTGTGGCTCAAGACACCGCGCTGAAAGAATCCGGCGGCGTGCAACCCTACGTCATTTGGGTCGGTGTCGTCTTCTATCTCATTTTCCTGGCGACATTGGTCAAAATGGTTCAGGAAGGGCCACCTGATACTGACCAGCCACCTGGTCGGCCGGCAAAGCACGCGGTTCTATCGCCACAAGCATGA
- the lysA gene encoding diaminopimelate decarboxylase yields MNSFEYQQGELYCERVPVSRIAKELGTPCYIYSHETLIRHFHAYDSAFKDIPHVIAFAMKANSNLAILRLMAREGSGVDIVSGGELFRAMKAGVPASKIVFAGVGKSPDEIRDALKANILMFNVESAAEIRAINDVAASVGMKARIALRINPDVDPKTHPYISTGMKKSKFGIAADRALEEYKIASSMSHIDVVGVHAHIGSQLTDVTPFVDSLRKVVALIDTLKSHDINIRYLNIGGGLGITYSDEKPPLPQDLAHAISPLVKGLGLTLVMEPGRVIVGNAGILVTKALYEKAGETKHFVIVDAAMNDLIRPSLYGAYHEIRPVNEAAAHRPKQLVDIVGPVCESGDFLAKDRSLPNIQPDDLLAVMSAGAYGFVMASNYNSRPRVPEVLVKGGEFHVIRDRETYDDLVKGEIIPSFLNETE; encoded by the coding sequence ATGAATAGCTTTGAGTATCAACAGGGCGAACTATACTGCGAGCGAGTGCCCGTCAGCCGGATCGCGAAAGAACTGGGCACTCCTTGTTATATCTACAGCCACGAGACTCTCATCCGTCATTTTCATGCTTATGACAGCGCGTTCAAGGATATCCCGCATGTCATCGCCTTTGCGATGAAGGCCAACTCCAATCTCGCCATTCTGCGGCTGATGGCACGAGAAGGGAGCGGAGTGGATATTGTATCTGGCGGTGAACTGTTCAGAGCCATGAAGGCCGGCGTACCTGCATCCAAAATCGTCTTTGCCGGTGTCGGCAAGTCACCGGACGAAATTCGTGACGCGCTCAAGGCAAATATCCTCATGTTCAACGTCGAGTCGGCGGCTGAAATCCGTGCGATCAACGACGTGGCCGCTTCGGTCGGCATGAAGGCTCGAATCGCATTGCGAATCAATCCCGATGTGGACCCTAAGACACATCCGTATATTTCAACAGGGATGAAGAAAAGTAAGTTCGGGATCGCAGCCGATCGTGCGTTGGAAGAATACAAAATAGCATCTTCGATGAGCCACATCGACGTCGTTGGAGTTCATGCTCATATCGGCTCACAGTTGACGGATGTGACGCCGTTCGTCGATTCGTTGCGGAAGGTCGTGGCTCTGATTGACACGCTAAAAAGCCATGACATCAACATTCGTTATCTGAATATCGGCGGCGGACTTGGCATCACCTATTCCGATGAGAAGCCGCCGTTGCCTCAAGATCTGGCTCACGCGATTTCGCCCCTCGTCAAAGGGTTGGGGCTAACACTGGTCATGGAACCGGGCCGTGTCATCGTCGGCAACGCAGGGATCCTGGTGACCAAGGCGTTGTACGAGAAGGCTGGTGAGACAAAGCACTTCGTCATCGTCGACGCGGCCATGAACGATCTTATTCGCCCCAGTTTGTATGGTGCGTACCACGAGATTCGGCCGGTGAACGAAGCAGCGGCCCATCGCCCTAAACAGCTGGTGGATATTGTTGGACCCGTGTGTGAGTCAGGAGATTTCCTGGCCAAAGATCGCTCGTTGCCGAACATACAACCCGATGACTTGTTGGCGGTCATGAGTGCCGGAGCCTACGGTTTTGTGATGGCTTCAAACTACAACTCTCGACCGAGGGTCCCGGAAGTACTCGTCAAAGGTGGAGAATTCCACGTCATTCGTGACCGTGAAACGTACGATGATCTTGTCAAAGGGGAAATAATCCCCTCGTTCCTGAATGAAACGGAGTGA
- the argH gene encoding argininosuccinate lyase, producing the protein MAKRKQPPKAPDQAGKAWDGRFREKTHRLVETFTRSVTVDGRLYAEDIAGSIAHCKTLAKAKVLTETEARKIIRGLDTVKRELDRGQFAFTAHDEDIHMAIERRLTEIIGPLGGKLHTGRSRNDQVALDIRLYLRAHLDTLHSRLLDLQRALVEKAAENRTVVMPGYTHLQRAQPVLFAHHLLAYVEMLERDKGRLHDARRRLNVMPLGSGALAGTNYPINRRYTAELLDFPAVTANSMDAVSDRDFMIEVASALSIVMMHLSRLSEELILWASQEFQFVDLPDAFCTGSSMMPQKKNPDIPELVRGKTGRVYGHLLNLLTVLKALPLTYNRDLQEDKPALFDALDTVASSLEVMAELMRHIQVNRERLISALQGGGLLATELADYLVMKGVPFREAHGITGRIVRAALDRSCEVTDLSLEELRGFSGRITQDVFARLTTVAAIDHKGQVGGTARARVEQRIKELEKHLS; encoded by the coding sequence ATGGCCAAACGCAAACAACCTCCGAAGGCCCCTGACCAGGCAGGGAAAGCCTGGGATGGTCGGTTTCGGGAGAAGACTCATCGCTTGGTAGAGACCTTTACACGCTCGGTGACGGTGGACGGTCGGCTCTATGCCGAGGATATTGCCGGAAGCATTGCACACTGTAAAACCCTTGCAAAAGCAAAGGTCCTGACAGAAACAGAAGCCCGAAAAATCATTCGTGGGCTGGACACTGTGAAAAGAGAGCTGGACCGTGGTCAGTTTGCCTTTACTGCGCACGACGAAGATATTCACATGGCGATCGAGCGGCGATTAACGGAGATCATCGGCCCCTTGGGAGGGAAATTGCACACCGGTCGAAGCCGGAATGATCAGGTTGCGTTGGACATTCGGCTGTATTTACGCGCCCATTTGGACACACTCCACTCACGGCTGCTCGATCTGCAACGTGCATTGGTTGAAAAGGCTGCGGAGAACCGTACGGTGGTGATGCCTGGCTATACCCATCTCCAACGAGCTCAACCGGTCTTGTTCGCTCACCACCTATTAGCCTATGTCGAGATGCTCGAACGGGACAAGGGGCGATTGCATGACGCAAGACGCCGACTCAATGTCATGCCGCTGGGATCCGGTGCCCTGGCCGGCACGAATTATCCGATTAATCGGCGGTATACGGCGGAGTTATTAGATTTCCCTGCCGTTACCGCGAACAGTATGGACGCCGTGTCTGATCGCGATTTCATGATTGAAGTGGCCTCGGCCCTTTCCATCGTAATGATGCATTTGTCACGGCTCAGTGAAGAATTGATCCTGTGGGCCTCGCAAGAGTTCCAATTCGTCGATTTGCCCGATGCCTTCTGCACGGGAAGCAGTATGATGCCGCAGAAAAAGAACCCGGATATCCCCGAGCTGGTTCGCGGAAAGACAGGTCGTGTATACGGGCACTTGCTCAACCTGTTGACCGTACTGAAAGCCCTGCCTCTTACCTATAATCGGGACTTACAGGAAGATAAACCCGCCCTTTTTGACGCCCTGGATACGGTAGCTTCCTCGCTTGAGGTGATGGCCGAATTGATGCGCCATATACAAGTCAACCGAGAAAGGCTCATAAGCGCATTGCAAGGGGGCGGACTGCTGGCCACCGAGCTGGCTGACTACTTGGTCATGAAGGGCGTGCCGTTTCGTGAGGCACACGGCATTACGGGACGGATCGTTCGAGCGGCTCTCGATCGAAGCTGTGAGGTGACCGATCTCTCGCTTGAAGAGTTACGAGGATTTTCCGGGCGAATCACACAGGACGTGTTCGCCCGATTGACTACCGTGGCTGCGATCGATCACAAAGGGCAAGTTGGCGGTACCGCCCGAGCTCGAGTGGAGCAACGGATCAAAGAGCTGGAGAAGCACCTCTCATGA
- the argF gene encoding ornithine carbamoyltransferase: protein MSGRTQHPRGTKGYAKDLLDVATMPRMQVLALLRLASTLKKKQHQGIPHRLLRGKTLGLLFQKPSTRTRVSFEAGMNQLGGHALALPMSDIQLSRGETVADTARVISRYLDGIVIRTYDHAIVEEWATEATMPVINGLTDHSHPCQALSDLMTIQELKGRLKGLRLAYIGDGNNVANSLIEAGAKVGMHVVIGCPSGYQPDQRVIDRARMDGQATGAAVEVVENPLVAVKEADVVYTDVWISMGREREQARRLRILSPYQLNQRLLQRAKPDAIVMHCLPAHRGEEISADVLDGPQSVVIDQAENRLHMQKAILTQLLTRKKGAR, encoded by the coding sequence ATGAGCGGACGAACACAACATCCACGCGGTACCAAAGGATACGCCAAAGATCTGCTTGACGTGGCCACCATGCCACGGATGCAAGTCCTTGCGCTCTTACGACTGGCAAGCACCCTGAAGAAGAAGCAGCACCAGGGTATCCCACATCGGTTGCTTCGCGGGAAGACGCTGGGGCTTCTCTTCCAAAAGCCATCGACGAGAACTCGCGTGTCCTTTGAGGCAGGCATGAACCAACTCGGCGGCCACGCCCTGGCACTGCCGATGAGCGACATTCAACTGTCTCGCGGAGAGACGGTTGCAGACACGGCCCGCGTCATATCCCGGTATCTCGACGGCATTGTCATCCGTACCTATGACCATGCGATCGTCGAGGAATGGGCGACGGAAGCCACCATGCCGGTCATCAATGGGCTTACCGATCACAGTCACCCCTGTCAGGCCTTGTCCGATCTGATGACAATTCAAGAACTCAAGGGACGGCTCAAGGGACTCCGTCTGGCCTACATCGGAGACGGCAACAACGTCGCCAACTCACTCATCGAAGCAGGTGCTAAGGTAGGGATGCACGTGGTCATTGGATGTCCCTCCGGCTATCAGCCGGATCAGCGTGTCATCGACCGTGCCAGGATGGATGGACAGGCTACCGGAGCCGCCGTTGAGGTGGTAGAGAATCCACTTGTGGCCGTGAAGGAAGCGGATGTCGTCTACACCGATGTATGGATCAGTATGGGGCGCGAGCGGGAACAAGCCAGACGGTTACGCATCCTGTCCCCCTACCAACTCAATCAGCGACTCCTGCAACGGGCCAAACCCGATGCGATCGTCATGCACTGCTTGCCGGCCCATCGAGGAGAGGAGATTAGCGCCGATGTGTTGGATGGCCCGCAGTCTGTTGTCATCGATCAAGCAGAGAATCGGCTGCATATGCAAAAAGCGATTTTGACTCAACTTCTTACCCGCAAGAAAGGCGCTCGATAG
- a CDS encoding argininosuccinate synthase — protein MRPTSLKKIVLAYSGGLDTSVILKWLQETYHAEIIAFCADLGQGEDLKAVKAKAQALGVKKVYVEDLRETFVKDYVFPMLRGNALYEGCYLLGTSIARPLIARRQAEIALKEGAEAVSHGATGKGNDQVRFELTYMALAPQLKIIAPWREWTMRSRRELIEYAEQHGIPVTATKAKPYSTDPNLFHISYEGGILEDPWESPPDEIFQLTVSPEKAPNKPLEIEIEYQAGNPVAVDGKKMRPAALLAHLNTVGGAHGIGRIDLVENRYVGMKSRGVYETPGGTILHVAHRGIESLTMDREVLHFRDSLIPRFAGLIYNGYWFSPEREMLQAAIDDAQKDVSGIARVKLYKGSCTLAGRKSKRSLYRLDIATFEEDDVYNQKDAEGFIRLNALRLKIRAQRKKASS, from the coding sequence ATGAGACCCACATCACTCAAGAAAATCGTCTTGGCTTACTCCGGAGGACTCGACACCTCGGTCATCCTCAAGTGGCTTCAGGAAACCTATCATGCCGAGATCATCGCCTTTTGTGCCGATCTTGGGCAGGGAGAAGATCTGAAAGCCGTGAAGGCCAAGGCCCAAGCGCTCGGCGTCAAGAAAGTCTACGTGGAGGATCTACGAGAGACCTTTGTCAAAGATTATGTCTTCCCGATGTTGCGCGGCAATGCCCTGTATGAAGGCTGTTATCTCCTCGGGACATCGATCGCTCGCCCGTTGATTGCCCGCCGACAAGCCGAGATCGCGCTAAAAGAAGGCGCCGAAGCCGTATCGCACGGAGCCACGGGAAAAGGCAACGACCAGGTGCGCTTTGAGCTCACTTACATGGCACTCGCCCCGCAGCTCAAGATCATCGCTCCCTGGCGTGAGTGGACCATGCGGTCTCGCCGTGAACTCATTGAGTATGCCGAACAGCACGGCATCCCTGTGACCGCAACCAAGGCTAAACCGTACAGCACCGACCCCAATCTGTTCCATATCAGCTATGAGGGCGGTATTCTCGAGGACCCCTGGGAGTCGCCACCGGACGAAATCTTCCAATTGACCGTCTCTCCGGAAAAAGCGCCGAATAAGCCTCTGGAAATCGAGATCGAATATCAAGCGGGCAATCCGGTTGCCGTCGATGGAAAGAAGATGCGTCCCGCAGCCTTACTTGCCCATCTCAATACGGTGGGTGGCGCACACGGAATTGGCCGCATTGATCTGGTAGAAAACCGCTATGTCGGGATGAAATCGCGCGGAGTGTACGAAACACCGGGAGGCACGATTCTCCATGTGGCGCATCGAGGAATCGAGTCCTTGACGATGGACCGTGAGGTCCTGCATTTCCGCGATAGTTTGATCCCACGGTTTGCCGGCTTGATCTACAACGGCTATTGGTTCAGTCCGGAGCGTGAGATGCTGCAAGCCGCGATCGATGACGCCCAGAAAGACGTCAGCGGTATTGCACGGGTCAAGCTCTATAAGGGGAGTTGTACATTGGCGGGGCGCAAATCGAAGCGGTCACTGTACCGATTGGACATCGCCACCTTCGAGGAAGATGATGTCTATAACCAGAAGGATGCCGAAGGGTTCATCCGATTGAACGCATTGCGGCTCAAGATCCGCGCGCAACGAAAGAAAGCCTCGTCCTGA
- a CDS encoding 2,3-bisphosphoglycerate-dependent phosphoglycerate mutase has protein sequence MARLVLLRHGESQWNLENRFTGWVDVPLSQKGVEEAKQAGEKLRGFTFHRAFTSVLMRANETLRIVLETIGQTQIPIEKDKALNERMYGELQGLNKAETAQKYGDAQVKIWRRSYDVRPPGGESLKDTAERALPYYETMIKPHLSKGETIIIAAHGNSLRALVMQLDQLSKEAVLELNIPTGVPLLYELDESGKVLSHRYL, from the coding sequence ATGGCTCGATTAGTCTTGCTGCGTCACGGGGAATCGCAATGGAATTTGGAAAATCGGTTTACGGGGTGGGTGGACGTGCCGCTCTCTCAAAAGGGAGTGGAGGAGGCCAAGCAAGCCGGTGAAAAGCTTCGGGGATTTACCTTTCATCGCGCCTTTACCTCGGTCCTCATGAGGGCCAATGAGACCCTGCGGATTGTATTGGAGACGATCGGCCAGACACAGATCCCCATAGAAAAGGACAAAGCCTTGAATGAACGGATGTACGGGGAGCTCCAGGGACTGAATAAGGCAGAAACGGCCCAAAAGTACGGCGATGCGCAGGTAAAAATCTGGCGGCGGAGTTATGACGTCAGGCCGCCTGGCGGGGAGAGTTTGAAAGATACGGCAGAACGAGCCTTGCCCTATTATGAAACGATGATCAAGCCGCACCTCTCGAAGGGCGAGACGATCATCATTGCTGCGCATGGTAACAGTCTACGCGCGTTGGTCATGCAGCTGGATCAACTCTCGAAAGAAGCGGTCTTGGAGCTGAATATTCCGACTGGAGTGCCGCTGTTGTACGAGCTTGATGAGAGCGGTAAGGTCTTGTCGCATCGGTATCTGTAA